From the genome of Setaria viridis chromosome 1, Setaria_viridis_v4.0, whole genome shotgun sequence:
AGCTTGGAAGAGATGGGGACATCAAAAGATGCCTATTATTTTGAGGGCTAACAAAGCACTTTGTCACAGCCACTCTTTGCATAAGAATCCAAAGCGTTTGAATTTTCCATGATAATTCTGAACCACGCAAGAAGAGAAATTCAGGTGGCCCAATTGATTTATTCCGAGCAATTCACCATCAAGGTGTTTAAATCCAGGTATTCTTGGCAGTACAAGAAAATTTCAGAATCAAGAACGTCTGAACAGACCAAGAACAGAGAGTGAAGCGCTCCTAGCTAATTGACCCATGTGTTCCCAATTATAGTAATAGACCGACAAAAAAAGCTAATCGAGAAGATGATCATCCGCAAGTACGCCTCAAATTCAGCTAGATTGTTGGTTAACTTGATAACGATACGACAGGCGAGGAGAGAGTGACTCACATGTCATCCATGAACTtgacggcggcgagcacggagGTGATGAGCAGGCGGTGCACGCTGTACGAGTCCACGGCCAGGGCCAGTCGTcgcccgcggcggaggaggcggtcgaGGTAGACGTAGGCGACGACGTAGCACGCGGGGCTGCACCCAGCGAACCGGGCGATGCGCGCCATGTACGCGCGCACCGAGATGCCCGGCTTGGTCGTCGCCCGgaacgccgacgccggcgccacggcggccgagagctccgcggccgccgccgcgtcgttgcGCTCCGCGACGCGCTCCAGGATGCCGGCGAGGGCGGCAACCACGCGCGGCATGTcctcggcgccaccgccgctctcCACCAGCTCCTCGCACTCGGCCATGGCGGCTCCCGGCCGGCTTCCTGGCCTCTGGGTGTGGTGTGCACGTGTTGAGCTCCGGGGCTGGTGGAGAGCAGGCGGGGGAGTTCTTCGGAGCCTTCCTCAGGGCAACTCCAAATGTATAGTTCACGGTGTAACTGTTGCAAACTTCACGATAATACGTAAAGTGATAGGatatggagagagagggagaggaagaaaagagaTAGAGGGAAAGTAGGTGGAATGGGAGAGATAAATTATATCTCTTATAGGTAGATCGTAAGTTTATGGATACCTTTTACTTTTACTATAGATCACTACATGGACCACCCTCGTAATGGTTCAGGTGGCTGGATTGACTAGATTAGAATATTCCTGTAGACTAGTTTTGAAACATATTGTGGACGCCTAACGTCGGATAACAGCTAAATTAGTTTtcgtattttttttctttgagctGATTTTGGGGGGTTTTAACCTAAAAGTCCTTAGTTCGGCGTCTTCGGTGAGAAAATTAGGCTAGTTAGCAGTTGGGTTAAGTCAACGGGATTGTATTATTCGTAATGCTTCCTGCTTCTGAATTATTCTTGTCTGTCTCCATAGATGTGTACGTAATGTTAGAAAATACACGGCATCCTGGATCCTTAATCCAGTTCCAATATTTACCAACAGCGTGAGAAGTTGCTGAAGATTGTCCAGCTTCTCTTTCCCTCCAGCACACATGGAAAGAACAACAAACAAGAGACATGTATACTTAGAAGCGTTGTAGAGCCAATTTCTCATTTTGTTCCAATTCATACCATGTTTAACCATGCTCATACCATACAATCTTTTTTAAGAACAACAGGCAATTAGAAGCGTCGTGGAGCCAGTTCATACCATGTTCATACTGTACCATAGTACATTTTTTAAGGAAGGAAGTATTGTTCAGTAAAATATCGAATTTTTTACCAGCCAATAAATAACTTTGAAACCAAATCTAAACGTGGTATCCATAATGTCTATCTCGTATTATCTTGCCTTTTTCTATAAAAATAAGAGGAAGGAGTCCTACACACCTGGCACACGTCTGATTTGTTCAAGCACATTTGTTCAGCGCAGTGCTCCCAACATGGTCACCACATTAGGACGCTATACAGCCCAAAGTTTCTTTTGCATGTCGAATGCAACCTTATGTGCTGATTCGTGCAACATCCCACTCAACAACAGCAGAGACCCTTCCCCTCGAGACAAACGTGTGCGCCGCTGCAAGAAGAAAGCAGGCAAGATCGGCGTTCAACTTTGATCGGGCCAGTTTTTCGCCTGTCGTCACATGTTACTATACATCCTGAGAAAGGTTCGTTGCTACGTACTCTCATAATCTTGCTGGTGAACGGTATCAGTCTGTTAATTAGTGTAACTACAGCTGCTAGTGCTGCGTGCTCCTTGAATTGTGTTCTAATCAGGGGAGGTTGAGGGGGTTGAGGCTGTCATTGCAACCACTTTTGTAGTCGCGTCCCGGCCACGTGCTTTAATTTTGCACTGCACTGTCATCGTTACGCTGACAAATTAAGCCGAAAGAGATTGATCAGCAGAGCAACACCTAGTATTAGAGCGAGTGAAGGGAGACAGCGCGGTCCCTGTCAAAACCTCTTACGAACGGTTCACCTGCCATCCTCAtttagatagtgtttggttcctAGTAAGTTAACGGAAAAAAAAGCAAAGGGGACCGAATTATAGTGTATTTAGTGACGGAATGGGTGATTACATCTTTGTTTGGTTGTACTCTGTAACttaatcagattacagtgtgggtgttgtatctgattacggcgaaggaggaggggtaacaagcttgtatagatattatttaggtaagggattcgattacaatGTCAATTaattacaaaccaccgcaaccaaacatatgtaatgggatcCGTTAacttcagtaatcagattacgttacatttgcgccaaccaaacaccaccctCTGGAAAGTAAGGAGCAGAATGCAAGTATTGAAGCTTTTTTTTGCTATTCGTTATTAAAGCTTTCCtttaagaaaatatatatgtACAAAAACAGCACTCCAACGAACATAAAGCTTTGGCTGTGCAAGTATGCAGTCTGACTCCGCATCATGCAGCCCAGTGAACAGACTTGAGCATTTTAGACTCAGCTGGACCGGCCTAAGCCCGTTGAGTTTTGGCCCGCTCACGACGTATGCTATAAGACCAGGTTTAGTCAGCGCAAACCTAGTACCAAGCAattaatattaattatttttcaaTAAAAGGAACGGGAGGTTAGAGTTCGGTTTGAAAAAACAGTCCAACAATACCCCATGTAATGGTCACAAATTTTCATCCGAAATTAAGGACTTTTTTATCCTAGCTCTCCAAAACTGATGAGGTCCAGAaaagaaaggggtcgggcgggtcGGCCCAGTGTGCTAAAAAAGGGTGTTCTCCGGGCCGCGGCATTGTCCAAAGCCCAGCCAAAAAACTACTAGCCACCAACTTGGACGGCTTATCAAGGCCAGCCCATGGACAGCCTTCCCCGCGCGTGGGTATGGCCCGTACCCCGCGGGGGCTCAGCGTTTACAAACCCCATTCCACCGACTGCTCACCGCTCTCcatgccgccggccgcgcgtccTCCTTCCTCTTCGACGAGTCCGCGGCGCGGCCAACAGGGTCGCGCGCGCTGAAGTCACCGTTCGCGGCCAACAGGGTCGCGCGCGCTGAAGTCACCGTTCGCGGCCCGTAGGTGCCCACCCACCCAACGCGCGCGACAGACCACTGCAGAGccgagcgggcggcgcgcgcggacgCTAGCTCTGCGGGGTGCCGGGGCTCGCGCGTACGTCTCGTAAAAAGCCATGTGGTTCAGGCGTTTTCAGCGCCGAGCGAGGCAACATGTCGCCGCGCgcgtccatccatccatggtcCACGCGAAGTTGACCTCGCACCTTCGGACAGATCGTCGCGCAGGGACCACCGGCCCGGGCGGGCGGCCATGCATACTCCTATGGTCGAGCACGTACAGAGAGCCTCGCAGatccctcctccctctcgcgCGCGGCCATTATCTTGTGGGCCTTGCTGATGTTAGTGCGTTTTCAATGTAGCGCGCGTATATGTTCGTCAGGCTAGCTAATTTGTTGACCTGACCATCCTAAGGTCGAGACGACGACTACTAGATAGCCCACACGCTCGATCTCTCAATGATTCAGATTCAGGTGACCTGCCTGGGCGCCTGGTTAGGCCAGGTTGCACTTGCACCTATACACATCATGACCCTGCAACTGCAAAGCCATCAGCCATGTCGTGGTCTCTCTGAGCAAAAACCACACCCGAATTGATGGCGGTTTGTTTGGGAGCCCGTGTTCGTTTTCGGTCGTCAGGGCAACAGGGTGCCGCCCGGCCCGTTCCACAATCATTAGCCAGCGTTGCATGAATAATGAATTGATGTAGTACGTGTACACACACGCATATAGAAAGGTGTGCAGCCGCTAGCTCTTCTTGCCCTgtcagccggccggccggacggcGCAGAACGCGCACGTTAACGTCACGTAGCAGCTCATGCCTACCAGGTACGATCTTATCACACGCGTATATAGGCCAACCGGATCACCAGGGTGCGTGCGTGCGTACTGGGCATCATCTGCACCCATTTCAGccatgcatgcgtgcatgcagcttgtttttctttctgatcaTCTTTCAGTGGTTGGGAACTTTAGTACCAGTGGCATATACACAGGAGCAAAAGTGAACAAAGTGTACACAATATTTGATGGTCTACATGAGTGCATACATCGATTAATGGATGGATCATTATATTTTTAATTTGCAAGATGATGGTCGGGGATGATCACATCGTATTACATGATGAGTACACACATGACACTACTGGTTCATCACGTCCTGACATGCATCCGATCCACCAAAACTGAAGAGACCTTCAAGAAACCACGGGTCGATGCACTTCTTGTTTGCTGCTCTTGCAATGCTCTCGATCACGCTGCTTCTGACCACTTGACTGCGCAGTGAATATTAACGATAGAGATTCAGAAGGAGCTGAAGCAGTCGGTGTGGTCGCCGGAGGCGGCGTCGTCGCTGCAGGGGGAGTGCGTGTGGCGGCCCTCGTACGTGGTCATCACCATGCGGCAGTCCGTCGACAGCCGCTCCACCCGCTTCTTCACGCGGCAGTTGCTGTGGGTGCACCGGAAATAGCTCCTGATCGAAGGAATGCACGCGCGCAACCAGGCGGAGTCAATAATCAGCTAAATTTAAACGATATACATCACACACATCATACATGGGGCGTGTTCGACAAATCAGCGATACAAAGTTGTTTATGTCAGCATTTTGTTCGTGTGGCATCGAAAAGTTAAGGCTACTATAGTTAATAGGCAATCTACTTACAACTCCCACATGTATGCACTGATTAATAAATATATGGACACATATTATATTTAGATAATGTGAGATATATGTGCCCCTCCGTCCACAAATATAAGAATTTCTGAGTTTCTCCTAACTCAGATTATCTAAATCGATCAATGCAAGTTCATAGAGAAGGTATTAAATTGTTCGAAAAAAATAGAGAAGGTATTAACATCTACAGATCTACCACACCAAAAGGTAAAAATGAAAACATTTTTCATAACAGATATGATGATGCTCATTTTATATCATTGACAGCTATGGATACCTGGTACTCTCATGAGGGCCCAGCCGCCCACTAATGGACCGGCtcgacttgatgaagaaggcagaagaTAGAGTCCGGCTAGACCTCCCTAcatgttgtaatccgactagatctcatctacAGGAACCGACTAGGGGACTTGCCATGTAATCCTATCCCTCGGAGTATataaggggagggaggggccctAGGAGGACATCCAATccctcaacacaacaaccaacacccgagTACAGGATGCAATACAATCCCCCcaacacaggacatagggtattacgctacactggcGGCTCGAAACTGTATAAATCTATGCACCTTGTGTCTTGcattaccatcaagttcatggtcttgcgatcttctctgcctacaaatcaaccatctgggtactccctaggtggAATgacggtcactaaatccgacaatcATAATAAATATTATTAATCTGTAATCTTAGTCAAACTTAGAATACCTTCACTTAGGACAAACTCAGAATTAAATCCTTATATTGGATGAAGTATAAGATATTATTTACTCTCTCCGATTCAAAGTAAGTGCTCCTGAGAACATCAAATGTGTCTACAAGTTGAGACTTTGGCCAATAATTCTActaaaattataagaaaaataattaattatttagaGATCACTTTTCATGTTGAATCTTATAATATCTAACTTACATAGTCAATCCATGTAACTTTTCGTGTAATCAAAGTTTAGCGATAGGAAGTCTATGCATTTCGAAATAGACGGAGTATTATGCTATCTTTAGAAGATGTGTAAGTTTTTATATATAATAGGGTGTGGTTGAGTCCACCATTATTGAAGACACTCTCATTAACATTCAGTGAAACTTGTAGTTTGCACCTTTCTATTTGCAACAATGTAATCAATGCTCTCTAACTTAGTGGGTACTCTATCGCCTATGCATGATCGCAGTTCGTTGACAAGATTTAGCTTTTCCCTTCAGGCCGGGTTCAGGCTGAATCATCCATATTTTAGCATGTTTGTAAAGATTTACTGAATTTAATGTTTATAATCATCTATACTTACATGTATGTTTCATATCAAGGTCATCTTAGATTCACAACTTTTTCATAAAAGAGAAATATATCAAATTCAAATAACTTTTTTTCTGCAAAGATTCTCCAATTATTAATACACTGTTTAATTACTGTGGTCACCTAGCAGGACAGATCGTTCATTGACTAACTGTCCCCCAACGTATATGTGATTTACCTTAGCTTCCAGAGGGTAAATATATTTGGTCGTTAAATGAGTCGCtacattttcttcttctctcaaCTGATCATACATACTTCTCATATACTAATTTACAAAAAATAATAGCACTCTTCAAATGTGATATCTTAGCTTCCATAGCTTACTGGTCGACTAAATACTTGCTGTGGTTAAGAGTTATTAGATGATGATCTAATTAAATACATACAGTAAAACCCAATTTAAGGGTAGCATTAATAATATAGTCTAATATTGTTAcagatttttttgttttttaataatCAAGATTGTATTCAAACCATGTATATTTGCAGGAAAACGATAGGATTCGAATAGTGCATATATCTCTTACCTAGGTATATCTCTAGTCAAGTACCATACTTATGGGCACGTTATATTATCTGTGTGCATCTGGATTTCTGAAGAAACACGAGCAAGGATCTAAGACCTGTCTATGTACGTGCATGTGCACTTCATGCATGCGTCTGTTTGCCGTAGCCTGTAGACCCTATGGTCGTCTGAGAGCGAGATTGAACTTCTGATCAATTGTCTAAGTGTGTGTATATCCACACATGTACGGTTCAGAACTAACTCAAGCGTGAACCTAAGCTAGATGCAATTCCGCGTCATTTATCTTTCCTACTCTCTGTTCTTCAACATATGCTTGCAATGATTTCACTCCTTATCCGTTGTACACTCAGTTAAAAAATCTGGTACGGTAGAACACAAACTAGTACCAGTTAGTGGAAAAAATTGTACGATTGGTGCAAATTAAAGAACTACTAGTTGAGTAAACACATTAATTAGCATAAATAATTTGTGTCCATTTAATGATCTAGCCTTGCAATAAATACAATTTAGTAGAGATCATTGGTCCTATGCAATatgattttgtaaaaaaaacaaatggaaaATATAACTCGAGTTCAAGCATATTGAGTGCCAAAACAATTGCATGCTTCCCACTTCTATATATTTCTGAATGTCACATATATTGCTTATATATAGGCACAAGAGCTGAAAGCAATTGAAAAACCAGCTAGCCAGCAGTCTAGCACAAAGCAAGCTTCACTATCGGCTTACGTACTGTCTCTCGGGTAAGATTTACCAGATCTACTGCTAATCGATCGCCTCAACTAGCTACAACACGATGGACCTGCTTCTATATATATTGTCATCAAGAGGCAACTTATTAGATCACCACCACATAAAATTAACAATCTGAGATTACTTGCTAATTTGCTAGCAAAGGCATGGCATGCTTGGAGTGTATAATCGAGCCGAAGGACAGCTTCTACGTAAATTCAATAAATATGATGTAGATTGGTACAAAATTGCAGATACCTCGGATGGAGGCTGTTCTTGACAACCTTCTGCCCGTACTTCCTCCACTTGTAGCCATCATCCAGCACATCCACGTCGCTTCTGGTCTGGAAACAGAACCTCggctccctcatcttcctcctcacctTCATCTTCCCTCTATCCGCCATCGTAGGCGCCGAGCCCTTCCACCTACGCACTCACACAACACATGCACACCATCAAACCCTAAACCATAGACAGATAGAGATCTCAGAAACATCACAAGAGAGCATACCATGTGCTAGCACTATCGTTGCAACCTTTTGTCAACGAGGTGCACACCTGTAGAAGAAACAAAACCGCTCATAATAAGgaacaaagataaaaaaaaatgcgcAGTCATGTACATGTACAAAAATCATGAAAGATCACCTCACCTCATCAGCACCAACAGTACTGGGCATGAAATCAGCAGTAGGCTTCCCACCGCAGGCGACGGCCGAGGCAGCTCCAGAGCAGCCCAACGGCAGTGCCGGCAGCTGATATAGGCCACAATGGTCGGAGGAGAGCATCACGCCATGGTTCTCGGACTCTTCCTGGTCAAACGGCATCTGGAGAAGCTTGTTTGGTTGGCTCGGTAGTTGAAgtgggagaggaagagggaagGCGTAGTGATCCGGCACGAGGAAgctaggaaggcaagcccccaGCTGGCCTCCCTCCATATATGCCTGCATATGTGCTAGTGATCGATGGATGGATCAAAGTGGTTCTTGGGGCAGAAAATTCACACAGGATAGATCTCCTTTTGGTGACGATGATGCTTTGAGGTtaagtggtggtggtgtgggctATGGCCCTCTGGAATGCTGGAGGATCGAGTACTGCAATGGGGTATGGACTATGGTCACTGGAGCTGGCCTAGGCAGCCCTTTAAAGGGCCTCTAGCTATATTGTGCCGTGTGTACAGTACTTGCTTCAGTACTGGCTGTTGCCCTGTCCCAGCTAGTGCGTGCTAATTCATCAGCAGCTTTCATGTGGTGTCAGAGATctgcctcttttttttctagctcGTCTATCATAGTAGTCAGTAGATGCGTCTGGTGTAAAGGAAAATTAATTGTAATTGATCACGTTTTGTGTTTGCCAGAAGCACGGGGGAAATCCGCTGGTTGTCATGTTAATTGCGCCGTGTGGTTCCCCTGAACCCCTGATCAGTCGTTGCTTATGCTTCTACGTGCTGCAGCTTTCCAAGCTAATCGCGTCTTGAGTGGCGCTTCAACCGCGGCAGAGCTTTTTCAGGCGGGGCATGTATTATTGCAGCGATTGTTCGGCGTACAGAGGGATA
Proteins encoded in this window:
- the LOC117846436 gene encoding cyclin-P4-1, which produces MAECEELVESGGGAEDMPRVVAALAGILERVAERNDAAAAAELSAAVAPASAFRATTKPGISVRAYMARIARFAGCSPACYVVAYVYLDRLLRRGRRLALAVDSYSVHRLLITSVLAAVKFMDDICYNNAYFAKVGGITLAEMNYLEVDFLFGVGFDLNVAPETFADYCAVLQSELLCAEAPPPPLRLQHCCLSDDDDAAAGCSAQHQLAA
- the LOC117855458 gene encoding probable WRKY transcription factor 12; its protein translation is MQAYMEGGQLGACLPSFLVPDHYAFPLPLPLQLPSQPNKLLQMPFDQEESENHGVMLSSDHCGLYQLPALPLGCSGAASAVACGGKPTADFMPSTVGADEVCTSLTKGCNDSASTWWKGSAPTMADRGKMKVRRKMREPRFCFQTRSDVDVLDDGYKWRKYGQKVVKNSLHPRSYFRCTHSNCRVKKRVERLSTDCRMVMTTYEGRHTHSPCSDDAASGDHTDCFSSF